A part of Oreochromis niloticus isolate F11D_XX unplaced genomic scaffold, O_niloticus_UMD_NMBU tig00000235_pilon, whole genome shotgun sequence genomic DNA contains:
- the LOC109195434 gene encoding gastrula zinc finger protein XlCGF57.1-like produces MTKVSTNTKFECVQLHHGVSLGLWAHLKDQRGSRSQRSQEADNFVEERSGRKKYNRGEFGKDFTVKASLKMHQVIHTGERPFSCDECGKSFTQSGHLKTHQLIHTGERPFSCGDCGKSFTESGNLKTHKLIHTGERPFSCGDCGKSFTQSGHLKRHQLIHSGERPFSCDECGKSFTESGSLKRHQLIHTGERPFSCGDCGKSFTTSGHLKPHQLIHSGKRPFSCGDCGKSFTTSGHLKTHQLIHSGERPFSCDECGKSFAHPGSLKTHKLIHTGERPFSCGDCGKSFTESGSLKRHQLIHTGERPFSCDECGKSFTSISHLKSHQLIHSGVKAYTCDQCGRAFTHSYSLQSHLVTHSGIKAYSCDICGKTFSLIGSRNIHLRIHTRHDVYSCDQCGKQFTTNTELRRHMFTHTEERPYKCDLCEKTFKSPRYLRRHQQIHTRKTLQVQLL; encoded by the exons ATGACCAAGGTGTCCACAAACACTAAGTTTGAGTGTGTGCA gcttcatcacggagtttctctcggtttgtgggctcatctaaag gaccaacgtggatcgagaagtcagcgctctcaggaggccgacaattTTGTTGAAGaaagaagtggaagaaaaaaatacaaccgTGGCGAGTTTGGGAAAGATTTCACTGTGAAAGCTTCCCTAAAAatgcatcaggtcatccacacaggagagagaccgttcagctgtgacgagtgtggaaagtcttttacgcagtctggacacttaaaaacacaccaactcatccacactggagagagaccgttcagctgtggagactgtggaaagtcttttaccgagtctggaaacttaaaaacacacaaactcatccacactggagagagaccgttcagctgtggagactgtggaaagtcttttacgcagtctggacacttaaaaagacaccaattgatccacagtggagagagaccgttcagctgtgatgagtgtggaaagtcttttaccgagtctggaagcttaaaaagacaccaactaatccacactggagagagaccgttcagctgtggagactgtggaaagtcttttaccacgTCTGGACACTTAAAACCACACCAACTGATCCACAGTGGaaagagaccgttcagctgtggagactgtggaaagtcttttaccacgtctggacacttaaaaacacaccaactaatccacagtggagagagaccgttcagctgtgacgagtgtggaaagtcttttgcccaccctggaagcttaaaaacacacaaactcatccacactggagagagaccgttcagctgtggagactgtggaaagtcttttaccgagtctggaagcttaaaaagacaccaactaatccacactggagagagaccgttcagctgtgacgagtgtggaaagtcttttacgaGCATTTCACACTTAAAATCAcatcaactcatccacagtggagttaaagcgtacacctgtgatcagtgtggcagagcttttactcacagttacagcttacagagtcatctagttacccactctggaattaaggcgtacagctgtgacatttgtggaaaaactttcagcctgaTAGGGAGCCGAAATATtcacctacgcattcacaccagacatgatgtgtacagctgtgatcagtgtggtaaaCAGTTTACCACAAACACAGAGTTACGACgtcacatgtttacccacactgaggaacgaccttataaatgtgacctgtgtgagaagacttttaaatctccacgtTACCTGAGacgacaccaacagatccacaccagaaagactctacaagtgcagttactgtga